The following coding sequences are from one Virgibacillus necropolis window:
- the ntdP gene encoding nucleoside tri-diphosphate phosphatase yields the protein MAGPETGSKIQIKSYKHNGQLHRVWENCLVLKRTEDEVIGANDKTNVVESDGRTWVTREPAICYFHAKYWFNIIGMLRNDGIHYYCNISSPFVYDDEALKYIDYDLDVKVFPDMTYNLLDEDEYAEHKEQMDYPAILDQILYKHMDYLLKWVHQRKGPFSPEFVDQWYERFLTYR from the coding sequence ATGGCTGGCCCTGAAACAGGTTCGAAAATTCAAATTAAGAGCTACAAGCATAATGGACAGCTACACCGAGTTTGGGAAAATTGCCTTGTCTTGAAGCGGACAGAAGATGAAGTGATTGGCGCGAACGACAAGACCAACGTGGTTGAAAGCGATGGGAGAACATGGGTCACTAGAGAACCTGCAATTTGTTATTTTCATGCGAAGTATTGGTTTAATATCATAGGAATGTTACGAAATGATGGAATTCACTATTATTGTAATATTAGTTCGCCATTTGTTTACGATGATGAAGCTTTAAAATATATTGATTATGATTTAGATGTAAAAGTATTTCCAGACATGACTTATAATTTATTAGATGAAGATGAGTATGCTGAACATAAGGAACAAATGGATTATCCAGCAATATTAGATCAAATTTTGTACAAGCATATGGATTACTTGCTTAAGTGGGTGCATCAAAGAAAAGGACCATTCTCACCCGAGTTCGTGGATCAATGGTATGAACGGTTTTTAACTTATAGATGA
- a CDS encoding gamma-type small acid-soluble spore protein — protein sequence MANKPQQPNKSAAGTNVQEVKKQNQKAAQGQGQFGTEFASETNAQEVKKQNQKSQQNKK from the coding sequence ATGGCTAACAAACCACAACAACCTAACAAATCTGCTGCTGGTACAAATGTTCAAGAAGTAAAGAAACAAAACCAAAAAGCAGCTCAAGGTCAAGGACAATTTGGTACTGAATTTGCATCTGAAACAAATGCACAAGAAGTAAAAAAACAAAACCAAAAGTCTCAACAAAATAAGAAATAG
- the mutY gene encoding A/G-specific adenine glycosylase — MKDNTLLHIDISQFQDDLINWYQENKRDLPWRVEQNPYKIWVSEVMLQQTKVDTVIPYFNKFIDDFPTLYDLASAKEQDVLKAWEGLGYYSRARNLQNAIREVVASYGGEIPANPSDLGSLKGVGPYTKGAILSIAYDQPEPAVDGNVMRVLSRILKVEEDIAKPRTKKVFENHVRELISHVDPSSFNQGLMELGAIVCTPKNPMCMLCPVQQHCQAFAEGIEKQLPIKSKAKKQKSLPYVALLIKNKEGNYLIEKRPETGLLANLWQFPMVPLNEMGFNQIPSWFEKEYGIDVALKREAGKLKHVFSHLIWDLEIHEATSISSQTCLSNARFVNKNEMEAFPFPVSHQKMKQFLLG, encoded by the coding sequence ATGAAAGATAATACTTTACTACACATTGATATATCGCAATTCCAAGATGATCTAATTAACTGGTATCAAGAAAATAAACGTGATTTACCTTGGCGCGTAGAACAGAACCCATATAAAATTTGGGTATCTGAAGTTATGCTACAACAAACAAAGGTAGATACGGTAATTCCATATTTTAATAAATTTATTGATGATTTTCCCACTCTTTATGATTTAGCAAGTGCCAAGGAACAAGATGTCTTAAAAGCATGGGAAGGTCTAGGATACTATTCCCGTGCTCGTAACTTACAAAACGCTATTAGAGAAGTGGTTGCCTCTTATGGAGGAGAAATACCTGCTAATCCAAGCGATTTAGGATCTTTAAAAGGTGTAGGTCCTTATACGAAAGGAGCAATTCTTTCCATTGCTTACGATCAACCAGAGCCTGCTGTAGATGGTAATGTTATGCGTGTCCTATCCCGGATTTTAAAAGTGGAAGAGGATATCGCAAAGCCCCGTACAAAAAAAGTTTTTGAAAACCATGTTCGAGAACTAATCTCGCATGTTGACCCATCATCATTTAATCAGGGATTGATGGAATTAGGTGCAATTGTTTGTACGCCAAAAAATCCAATGTGTATGCTTTGTCCAGTTCAACAGCATTGCCAGGCATTTGCTGAAGGAATCGAGAAGCAATTACCGATTAAGTCAAAAGCTAAAAAGCAGAAAAGCCTGCCTTATGTTGCATTATTAATCAAAAACAAAGAGGGTAATTATTTAATTGAAAAAAGACCTGAGACTGGATTATTAGCTAATCTATGGCAATTCCCTATGGTTCCTTTAAATGAAATGGGTTTTAATCAAATCCCTTCTTGGTTTGAAAAAGAGTATGGCATTGATGTTGCTTTAAAAAGAGAAGCTGGTAAATTAAAACATGTTTTTTCCCATCTTATATGGGATTTAGAGATACATGAAGCAACCTCTATAAGTAGTCAAACCTGTTTATCAAATGCCCGGTTTGTAAATAAGAATGAAATGGAGGCATTTCCATTTCCAGTTTCCCATCAAAAGATGAAACAGTTTCTATTAGGATAA
- a CDS encoding metal-dependent hydrolase, which yields MDTGTHVVMGVALGGLATLDPTVHNDPTLFSAVLVGTIIGSHAPDFDTILKLRNNAVYIRHHRGITHSIPAVILWGILLAGIIHLFVPQVNFLHLWLWTFLAVVIHVFVDIFNAYGTQAYRPFTNKWVAHGFINTFDPYIFILHIAGIFAWMLGANPGYTWLVIYAVITLYYIKRYMDKREIIKKIHDYFPDVKQIATSPTLKQNFWRVAITTTDNFYVGKAENGHIQIVDEFKKVPLPDTEIIQLAKEDKNVSAFLSFSPVYRWEINDYDDFTEVRFIDLRYRSKGHYPFVAVVQIDDNMRIMSSYTGWIFSEQKLQSKLLFEDNPI from the coding sequence ATGGATACTGGCACCCATGTGGTCATGGGGGTTGCTTTAGGAGGACTTGCAACTCTGGACCCAACTGTGCATAACGATCCTACACTATTTAGTGCAGTCCTAGTAGGAACAATAATCGGTTCACATGCACCTGATTTTGATACAATTTTAAAGTTAAGAAATAATGCAGTGTATATAAGGCATCACCGTGGCATAACACATTCCATTCCAGCAGTCATCCTATGGGGTATACTCCTTGCAGGAATCATTCACTTATTTGTTCCTCAGGTGAATTTCTTGCACCTTTGGTTATGGACGTTCTTAGCTGTTGTTATTCATGTATTTGTCGATATATTCAATGCATATGGAACACAGGCATATAGGCCATTCACAAATAAATGGGTTGCCCATGGATTTATAAATACCTTTGATCCCTATATTTTCATTTTGCATATAGCAGGTATTTTTGCATGGATGCTAGGTGCAAATCCAGGATACACATGGCTAGTAATTTATGCGGTGATTACTTTATATTATATCAAACGTTATATGGATAAAAGGGAAATTATTAAAAAGATTCACGATTATTTTCCCGACGTAAAACAAATTGCTACATCCCCAACATTAAAACAAAATTTCTGGAGAGTAGCAATTACGACTACAGATAACTTTTATGTCGGAAAAGCGGAAAATGGTCATATTCAAATCGTTGATGAATTTAAAAAGGTTCCTTTACCAGATACAGAAATCATTCAACTTGCTAAAGAAGATAAAAATGTTTCCGCGTTCCTATCGTTCTCTCCTGTTTATCGATGGGAGATAAATGATTATGATGATTTTACCGAAGTAAGATTTATTGACTTGAGATACCGTTCAAAGGGACATTATCCTTTTGTCGCGGTTGTACAGATTGATGATAATATGCGGATTATGAGTTCCTATACAGGTTGGATCTTTTCTGAACAAAAACTTCAAAGCAAATTATTATTTGAAGATAATCCAATTTAA
- a CDS encoding YfhH family protein — protein sequence MDIRYSDYSIEQLREEVGRLKEKALKAERVGNISEVAINERKMQVAMSYMLNPEDFKAEDIHQIKGDPGHRFKINYINGVFAWGHRINLLDETYEKEEAIPISIVGDKVKN from the coding sequence TTGGATATTCGGTATAGCGATTATTCAATTGAACAATTACGAGAAGAAGTTGGTCGGCTAAAGGAAAAAGCACTTAAAGCAGAACGAGTAGGGAATATTAGTGAGGTAGCGATAAATGAACGTAAGATGCAAGTTGCGATGTCATATATGTTAAACCCAGAAGACTTTAAAGCAGAAGATATTCACCAAATTAAAGGTGATCCTGGACATCGATTTAAGATTAATTATATTAACGGGGTTTTCGCCTGGGGTCATCGGATTAATTTACTTGATGAGACCTATGAAAAAGAAGAAGCAATTCCAATTTCAATCGTAGGTGATAAGGTAAAAAATTAA